The Elaeis guineensis isolate ETL-2024a chromosome 3, EG11, whole genome shotgun sequence region TTCTCCAAATATTCCACCAGATCAGCAGTTTCGTCATAGAGTTCCATCTGAAGCATTTTGAACCGAGGTGACAAGGGCTCATTCATAATCTTCTGAGTGAAGGGAGAGTTAGTGTTGAAACCCATATCATCATTTGGCTGTCTCAGTGCTTGTAGCACGTCGATCCGTTGttgcatctcttggaaccttcttTTCATAGCGTCCTACTGAGTTAAACGATGCCGAGGAGAAACGTGACCCAGAGTCAAATCCCTTCTCAAGATCGGGGAAGGTGATCATTTATGTCTGTGGCAAGGTGAGTTGTCAGGGCAGCTAAGATGACTGGCTCTCATCCTTGGGCTACGGGGAGGTCGGTCTGCTGGCCTTCCTCTGGCTGACTGTGGATTTTTAGGGAGAAGATGAGGTTCAGTGTTCTGTTGCATCCCTTTCACTGTAGCCAAAAGCACTTGCACTTGTTGTACGAGGCTATTATATTGGTCCTGAGAGACTGCTGGTGCTAGTGATGGGTGGTTCTCCTGAAGCGATGGCGGTGGTGCATTGGTCAGCAGACATTATTGGCCTGTCTGCTATTGGAGCATTACAATGCATTTGATGCCCCTCTTCGTGTCCTCATGATAACTGGTGGTGAGCTCTCTCCTCTCGAAATAGGATCTCAAAATCAGTCGAAGATCTTTCCTCTTGCGTCAAGTGTTGCTCCTGATCTCCCCGCCTGAGGTCGAACAACCAAGATGAAGGTGGCCGAATTGATGCTGTTACTAGAGCTCCACTTGAATACCTGCAAAAAGTCCTTACTGGGGTGTTCTCTGGTGAAGACTCTGgtgaagaccctccgacgctcaagtcaagagatggagaacaatgataaagaaagagggggcattgGAGAACTTACTTTGAGGGTTCCAGAGCTCCTTTATTTATAGGGAAGGAATTGGAGTCGTATCCATCTCGAAATCCTGATGGTTTTTTGGATTTGTCATATAGATGGATtcagatgagatattttctttttaTGGAAGACTCGATTGTGGAAGAattctaatctatttggatttttcCAATTTAGGAGAAGGAAAGGCAGATCTGTCGATAAAGAATATAGCTCGACTGTAAACGAGTTATGTTAGATCGTCTAAAGTTGAGGTCATAGAGACTGTAGAGTGCATGTTAATCTCAGACGATCGGAAATAGGTTGGTCGAAAATGACTAGATCGTTCAAAGCCGAGGGATAGAAAACCTCTGCTGATGAGGTATATTCGACGATCTTCATCTCTGTCGTATATACGCATATCTAATGGGTACTTATCTTTCATTATTTAGCCGGAGTCAAAGATGTTATAATCAAAGCCAAGGTATAAATCCATAATAAAAACTGCGACCCAAAACTTCATCCAAAAGAGTAGATTGCCACCTTGAACAACCGAGATCCAAATCTCTATCAAAGAAAGCAGCAACTTGTGTGAATCGTTGTTGAAGAGCCAAAATATCATCATTAGAGGGACGAGACGTGGTCCACCGAAATATCCGGGGCCCTTGGATGACCTCAGACCAAGAGCGGCCGGATTCCAGTGAAGGACTCTCACGGGCGGTAGGATGAGGAGACGACGTGGTCGGTCCCTTCCCATAGAATCGGGCCCCCAAGGGACGAGGACTGTAAAAACGAGACCCTCGGTGAAGAGCCTTTACCTTTTCGATGGAAGAAAGGATGTACTGCACTAGCGTTTATACAACATGATCCGTTACCGTTACAACAGATCCAGCTCACCTGCCCGTGCTCGAAAACGCGTTTCACCGACCTGCCGTCCGTTTACAAGCCGGGGAAATATCCGTGCGATGTCCCGTCCGTTGTTCTTAGACGCGAAGCAACGGGTCTCCCAAAGTCTACGGGCGCAAACCTCCAAGTCAAGAAGTCTCTCCCCTCCTTCGTTCCCTCCGTCCCCTCCTCCCATTCCTTCTGAACCCGCCTTCCCTTCCTCCTCCTTCCCCAAACCCTCGTTTCCAATTTCCCCTGCCGACCTTCCTGTTCCGCGATGGAAGATGTGAAGGACAAGATGAAGGGCCTCATCAAGAAGGTCAACAAccccttctcctcctccccttcctccaaATTCAAAGGCCAAGGACGAGTCCTCggctcctcctcatcctcctcctcctcctccgcctccgGCTCCGCCTCCGCCTCCGCCTCCGCCGCCGGATCCTCTCCGTCCTCCTCCGCCGGCTCCGCCGCCGCCTCCCGTCTCCTCCAACCCCGCCATCCTCCCCCTCCCGATCCCTCCCCAAGTCCTCCCTCCAATCCGTCCCCAAACCCTCCGAGCCCAATCCTTCCACCGAATTCAGCCCCTTCGACCCCCTCATTTCCTCTGGACGCCAGCTTGTCAATGGTTCGATCCAGTCCTCTGTCAATTCCTTCGACTGCCCCGTCTGCGCTCGCTCCTTCCCCTCGGAGGCCGATGTCGCCGCCCACATCGATGCCTGCCTCACCCAAGATGCCGCGACCGCTTCACTGGGAAATGGCGTCGTGGCTGAGCGTGTCTCGGCTTTCTTGTCTGCCGTCCCAGCGGATGGGGCGGTGGAGGTCGTGCTGAAGCTGCTGAGGAATGTCGTCCGGGAGCCGGGGAATGAGAAGTTTCGAAGAATAAGAATGGGCAATCCGAAGATTAAGGAGGCAGTCGGCGAGGTAAAAGGAGGTGTGGAGCTGTTGGAGTGTCTGGGGTTTGAGCTTGGAGAGGAAGGGGGTGAGGTTTGGGCTACAATGCCGGCCCCAGCAGAGGAGCAGCTTGCGGTGGTCAGACAAGCAGTGTCATTTTTGGAAAGGTGGAAGTCACAGGATTCTAATCCTACATCGGCTGAGACATTGGGTACAGTAGTGGAGGGTTTGGATGAGCAGAAGATTGACCGGCAGGTAGTTTCTTGAACATATATTTTCCCTGTATAACTTTTCTTTACGGAGTTTTGGAATCTTTAGCTACATTTGGTTGCAGCATTTGATATTTCCTGGATACTGATAATATGGTATTACTTCTACTTGGAGAATAGTTGCTCATTTGTTGTGTGTTAGTGAATTTGCTTTCTGTCTTGTTGTTTGATCTTATAATTATTTCATTAAATTGTTGCTGTGCATCTTCGGACTTGTACGTATGCCATCTATGCTGACATCCcacattatttttatatattgtgGATATTGATTCTTACTTAGCTGATTCATTGGGTCCATGGCTGGTTTCTTCGGGTGTTTGAGGTGCAGATTCGGCATGTCATTGAGTTGATTTTCTACCATCAGTCCCTTTGTTAGTTTCTCTTGAGTTTCATCATTTTTCAGAAAGTTTTGCCAATTTTACGTAGCTGACCATTGTAATGGTACCAGCTAGCACTGGCCCAAGTTTTTGGGGATGACTCTTTGAGTTCTCTTTCTGCTGCTAGTCCCTTCTTTAGTTTCAATTActgttcatttttttaaaaaagtaattgCTATGTTGTTTTCTTGAACATTATATGAGTACACACCCTGCATGACTTTGACATGCATTTGATTAGTAAAGCTAAACTACGTATAGCTGCACTAGCATAAGATTATGCCTTGATACTTTTTTCCTCAAATAAAAAGCGTCAGTGCTGTAAAATATTTAGTCATCAAAAAATGTTGAATTAATTGAAATAGCACAAGTTATAGACCATTGTTCTTTATGGAGgaaattacaaaaaatatcccTGAAATGATCATCTTATTAGTTATATGGAATTTCCTTGTCGATTTGGTCACTAACTTTTCCATTGAAGTTGCATATTGTTTATGAACAGCTCGTAACCTGATCTTGCCATCAAGTTATGAGCCAAGTCTTATAACTGAGGCAAGTTTTGGTTGAGTTACCCCTATGCCACGAGACCCTAGTGAAGGTGGTATCCAAAGCTATTTCTTTGGTACAACCACCAATATCTTGGTAAGCGGGCACCTTTAGCAAGAGGACGGCTTGCTACATGACTCTTTAATGGCCCAGTACTACATGATTCTTATAGTAGTCTTGATGACCCACTAGTAAATGTTATGCGATGGTCCAACTACTCTCCTTGACTCTTTGTGACATTGCATATAAAATAAATGTCACATTATACCTCGTGTATATAGTCATTACCTGAAATATAATGGTTGTCATCACTTACCATGTACTTAATCTAATTATCACATGCAAATATATGAAAATAATAGCCTTGCAAGCAAAGAACAAGAATGAGGTTTGGTATAAGATAATTTAGACAATGTCCCATTAATTCTCCTTGCATTGGGGAGAGCCCATCCTCAAGTTTTAAGCTTCTAGCTTGGCAAATGCCTCGATCTAATACTCCATGTAATTCTATAATCTTGATGACAATCATTTGcacatctttcttttattaaCATTAAGTTCTCCACAAATTCTTGGAATTTGATCTCTGCAAAGCTGATGTGTGAGAGAGGGGAGGTTGGAGGGAGGGAGCTCGGTTTGGAGTAAGGTAGGAATGCATAGGAATCTAAACTTAAGAGAAAATACAATAGACTGATGTGTTGGGACCCTTATAAGAGCCTCTTAGTACATTTATTTCCATGTTAGGTGAGAATAAGATTTTCAGATTCTCTATAGGAAAAAAGATAGTGGCATAGTTCTTTTAAAAGAAAACAATAAGAATGACTTGGGAGGATGAGTGGAGAATTACAAAGTGAAGGTAAGAAGAGAGTTAAAAATTATAAGAGAGATGTGAGGGGGAGGGGGGGGCGGAAGATAGAGGAAATtcattcataaaaaatcatccaATTCTTCTTTCCCTTTTACCATTTTCTACAACTACTACGTAAAAAAGGTTTTCTTTTAAAATACCTAAATGATTCCTCGCTAGTGATGCTTGGACTACTTTTGATATTGCTAGTAATTAAGAGATGCAACCAAAAGGTTGTTAACTGtctcatattgtatgtagatTGAAAAGAAAAGTGCTATGATCTGAATACATATCagatttgcaaaaaaaaaaaagttttttttttaagcatCACATCTATGAACTACAAGGAATAACTCTTGGCCAAAATTGAAGAGAAGTTGTTCAAGAGAGAACCAAACAGAAGTCTGAATTCACAAAGATTTCCAGTGACACCAATCACAACTCTTTCTAAATCCTAAACATCTCCTATTTCAAGTTAGAAGTCATTCCTATAGAAGAATTCTGCCCTTTATTATTGAGCAAGATAAAataaagggaaagaaaagaggtGAATATGACCACCCTCCTTTCTTGTTATCTGACTCACAATTGGTTGTTGACTTATAGCAGCTGGTATTAAGACCCATTATAATAGAAGCCTTATTAAAGTTTTCTTTTTTTAACAGCAGGCTACCATAAATGCTGATGTGGCAGTTAACATAGAATGTTGGATTGAGATAAACTTAGGATACCAATTAAGACTTTGAAATATCGGCAGTATAACTCTCAGTGTGCTCAGAAATAAACTCCAAACCCCTACC contains the following coding sequences:
- the LOC105035619 gene encoding LOW QUALITY PROTEIN: plant UBX domain-containing protein 2 (The sequence of the model RefSeq protein was modified relative to this genomic sequence to represent the inferred CDS: inserted 2 bases in 2 codons), with translation MEDVKDKMKGLIKKVNNPFSSSPSSKFKGQGRVLGSSSSSSSSSASGSASASASAAGSSPSSSAGSAAASRLLQPRHPPXSRSLPKSSLQSVPKPSEPNPSTEFSPFDPLISSGRQLVNGSIQSSVNSFDCPVCARSFPSEADVAAHIDACLTQDAATASLGNGVVAERVSAFLSAVPADGAVEVVLKLLRNVVREPGNEKFRRIRMGNPKIKEAVGEVKGGVELLECLGFELGEEGGEVWATMPAPAEEQLAVVRQAVSFLERWKSQDSNPTSAETLGTVVEGLDEQKIDRQVRVFSPVPENVAARIDLPNSFYNLSSQELKREAELRKKRIAESQLLIPKSYREKXAVAARKKYARTVIRIQFPDGIVLQGVFLPWEPTTALYEFVSSALKEPSLEFELLCPAVPRLRLIPHFPRPGSKTSTLEDEDLVPSALLKFKPIETVSIAFTGLTNELLQASEPLTSTTPVL